The DNA window GAGTTTGATGTTAAAATATCCTCATGATGATTTATTTTGGCCACTATTAGCTTATGTAATATTTGGTTAACCACCTAATGAATCCTTGAATTTAAGTTTATTGTATTTAACAGTTGCTCTGATCTAAACAAATTATAAGAATCGTTCCCCCATGTTTTCCAAATTAGTACGCATTACCCTTGGTATGTATATCACTGAAGAATTAAAGCTCCCCAAACCATGACCCAATCTCTTATGATCGTATGCTCCTCAAGCTTGTGTTCATGTGATTTTTTGTGTAGAAAAGACAGGCAGAAGAGGGATAAGTTTGGACTTTCCAGTTTGCAATAAAACATTGTAGGACTGTGCTGCTGTGCTGGTAAATGAagtccatggatggtggtggaagagaaaagtgaaaataaataatagattttCACAATTTAATTACCTGcagtttttttaaaataaaatatattataattttgaatttggtTTAAAAGTAAAAGATTTATTTGTTCTACTTTCCTGGCAAGCATGCGAAGCAAGGAACACAAGGATTtaacttgtttttttttaattttcttgaatgtcataattttttgtttaattaactttttttttctctaaacaCGAATATGATTCTTAATTTTAACTTTCGTTCTCCGTAAGCAAGtaggttttatttttttctactaATTTTGTCATTTAATCTCATTTATAATAAGATATCAAACGATAATCATTAgagtttataaattttttttatgactatacaaataaatattttttaaatattattgttagtactttttgttaagttttgattttttattaattttttatttatttttcttgttaataGTATGGATATTTTGttagagtttttttattttcactgatgtaattttttcaaatattattagTGTAATAGAGTGTTACAATAGttatccaaaaaaaatagttataattGCGCGACCTGTGAGTGCATGAAAATTTAACTGAAAAAAAAGGCCAATCTTCTGCACCTGGAAACAAAAACATACCAAAAACAAAACCATACTAGCAAGAAAcaaccctttttttttcaagtagAGATTCTATAATTTATATTGCTCAaaatacattatttttaatattgttgtGCAGATAAAGAATACAATTAGTTGCCCTTAACCTCTactcttaaaaataaaagttcgtataaaataaaatgaatgtaGATTCTGTCCATATATATGCAAGGGTCTAAAACTCAGCGGATGCAGGTGTACGAGGAAAGGGAATGGCATCCCTTATATTGTCCATTCCTGTTGCAAACTGCACTAATCTCTCAAACCCCAAACCAAACCCTGCATGAGGCACTGCATTCACCAACACAATATCATCATTACCAACAGCCAACAATGAAGGATATAAAGAACAAAGGAcacattattatatttaaatgatTACTATCAACTGTTAAAATAGTCTGAGTACGCAACAATTAAGAGACTTGAGCATTATCTTCACCTGAACCATAACGACGCAAGTCAAGATACCACCAATAAGCATCCTTATTTAGCTTTAAATCATCTAAGCGGGCTTCGAGATACTCAAGCCGTTCTTCTCTTTGGCTTCCACCAATAAGTTCACCAATCTAACATaaacacaaaaattataaatcatGAGTATAACTTTACATTTAGTTGAGTTCCTAAAACAAACAACATGTTATCTAAACAAACAACATAGATATTActggaataaaatttaaacaagaGGCTTCACCAGCCTAGGGTAATTAACTTGTATAGGAACTCCATGTTATCTAAAAGGCCAAAAGCTTAACCAACTATAACTTTCGGTTAGTAGTAAGGAGATATGAGAATTTGATACTCAAGCGGTTCTTGATGACAGTAATAAAAAGAGGGGAAAAGGCAATAGAAAACATACCTTTGGAACCAACATGTCCATGGCTGCAACTGTCCTTCCATCATCATTCTGCCGCATATAGAATGCTTTGATATCCTGAAAATTTCAAATCCAACAGCCAAGGTAAAATTGTTTCACCACTGGTCATCGACTGCTTGGATAACATGTTGAGATTATTATGGTAGAGCAGAGAAAAGGAATAGAAAGTCTCATAGAATATGAAACATATAGATACAATATTATACGATGTGTTACAAGAAGCTAGAAACCATTCCTATTTACAAGGACTTATAAATAGAATTGTTGTGTTGCTTACTATAACACACCAGGCCATATGTCATCGTATCAACACATTTCATATTATTTGTAAcctttctattctttcttcttttctcctaTCCTACCTACAACTACAAGCCATATTCTCAACAATATTTAACAACCACCAAACATAAAGTAAGCAAAACGAGGGCAAAACAAGGATTTCAATTTTCTCAGCCATGCTGaaatttcttattcttttcattatgtTGTCCCAGAATTGAATAGAACATCAGGAGcagaaacaaaaggaaaaatcaACATGCCTTCGGATAGTCTCTGATTATAACAGGGCAACCACCAAATGCCTCTTCAGTTATATAACGCTCATGTTCACTTTGCAGATCACAACCCCATTTCACCTATGGAAGTCAAAGAAACCGATGCTAAATACTTGTAAGCAcctaatatatgaaaattagaGTCAATACAACAATAGCAATCAAGCTTTGTCCTTGTTGGACCTCGCAACATAGATCAATCATGGAATTCAATTCAATATTGAAAATAACGTGGCAGATTATTATTGTGAATTGAATGCGTGCTAGAATGGATAAAATTCTTCACCTACTAAATTTAAGAATACACAAAAGTCAAAAATTAAGTGCACATTGACTAAACATAATATTACATGTTTTAGTTGGAAGCAATGACCTATCAGAACAAATGCAAAAGGAAATGATTGGAGAAGCCAAGTGCAGAATAAGTGTTCCACTGCAAATAGGAAAATGAAAATATGACTGATTACCGGGAATTCAAATTTCTTATTTGCTCGAGACAGTAGATCTATCGCTTCAGTGTAGGTTATTTGCACAACATCTCTGTTTGCCAAATCCTttacataataataacaaaataaaatagagaaatagAATACCAGTGATTAAAATTAATATGGGCAGCTGAAGGGGAGAAAAATCTCAGATAAAGGAACGTAATATGATGGTTACACTGAGCTCATACACTCAAGCGGTCAATGATTCCCTTATCAATCCATGTATTGAAAAACTCCATGTCTTCCTTGCAGTTATCAAGAACATATCTAATCTTCAAGAAACAAATGCATCCAGCGAAAAAGCTTTAATGTGAAGAAATGATATAAAAATGAGCTTCGCAAAATGATCTAACCTAAGACCATGAAAACTCCAAAGTAATTGTGGAAAGTTACATACTACAGACTGAAGATAGGCAGTAGCACAAGCCATGTCATCATTTAGATCAGCAAAAGCAAGTTCCGGCTCAATCAtctgagaaaaaaataaatacaatatatttcctttaattcttgttccATCAAACAAACATAACAGTAACTAATAAGGAAGACTCAGAAGCTTAGAAacaaaaatgaatgcatgctctgAATTCCAATCTGTTCAACTTTAACTCAAAAACAGAAACCACTGACCCAAAATTCAGCCAAGTGTCTTGACGTATTAGAATTTTCTGCTCGGAAAGTGGGACCAAATGTATATACCTGCATAGGTACAAGATTCAAAGTGAATCTCAACTAAATTCAAAAATACTAAATTCTATGGAAGACAAAccaaagtataaaaattttaaaaagaaaaagaagaaataggaGGAGGTGCATGTACATCAGAAAGAGCAGTAGCATAAGTTTCAGCATTGAGTTGGCCTGAAACAGTCAAAAATGCTGGTTTACCAAAAAAGTCCTGGTGCACAGAGTAGTTGTAGTTAGAATATGTAAAGCACAAACTTCATTGCATGCTTGTTGAAAATTTACAAATGACAACCGATATCATAAGAGTAAGCATAAAAATCTGCCTACTTGCGACCAATCAATCAATCCATTATTCACTTTTGGAATGGCATCGACTGGAGAATCAGCAGTTTCATGAGAATTTGGTATCtgtaaattaaaaaggaaaaatatataAGTAAGAGTATATCGCCATAATCTGATCTTAAACTAAACAGGAAATATCTAAATAGTGCTGATTGTATAAGATTTGCTGATCTTGAATTTAACATTGACAAGATCTTGCTTATAGTAGTTTTACTGAAacattatcttaaattttagttctttaatgtcaatttaTCAATGCCTGAAAGTAAGCTTATCATCCTATAATATGCTTTTTTATATACTCTTctgagaaaaaaaatgaagtttTCTTGTATCTGTTTAATAGCATCGGACTGCAGAACTGCTTGCTGAACAAGTTacgttttgtaacaaatttcCTACTTAATGAGATTATTTCTGTGGGGGAAGAGGAGAGGAAGAATTATGCCCTTGCATATCCAAGGTGCATCAACACAGAATTTTGATAACTATATATTACTATGAAGAGGAACTATCGCTGGATGGAGCTGTGAGTACCAATGTAGTAACACAAAACTGTTCACCCGCTCCCTCACAATCTGAAGCAGTGATAATAGGACTTGCGACCCAAATAAACCCATTCTCTTGGAAGAATTTGTGGGTAGCATATGCCAGCGCATTCCTAACCCTTGCAACCTGAACCATTTTTCACCATAAAAAGAACATGATGACTTAAAAAATGATTACCACCTAAGGTAAGATAGTAACAGAACTTACTTGAATCAACCACACCATCAGAATTTTAAACAAATACAAGTATAGCAAAATATGTTGTACaattgaaaaatagagaaaggaGATTAACAAACAACGGCTAAACATTTTACCCCGCAAAACATATCTATAAGAATAAAttgcataataaaaaattaacaggACTAGGTCTTCAACCTACAAGGATGACATTAATTATTTGAAGGTCCACTTGACTGGGCCGATAAATTGGAAAAGTAACAAAGTAGCTTAGATTTAACTGATGAACTAGTATTTGAATATTTATGGATcgttaatttttaaatacattaaTCAAGATTTAACACACCTACCAGTGCAACACACTTGCAACAGAACAAGACTAACCTCCCGGGAGTAATTTCAAATCAATATCAAATATGTTTACAATATTTCTGTGTAGattatttatctaaaatatGCAATATAACTATGTATACAAGATCTCATTTTTATTCATCtatattaaaagatttaaaGCTGTCACAGTAATTCAACTTAaagtgtaaattaaaaaaaaaactaaaactagCTAGGTCTGACTcagattttatgaatttgatatCCGCATGAAACATGCAAACAATAGCAGTTGCACCCCACTACACTATAACACTGAACAAATCAAACTAAGAGATGTGTATTCCCCACCATTCTTCTATGTAGAAACCCTTAACTATAAACCATCTGCAATAGGACGGATGAAAAACAAGAATATGAAAAGGATTTATAGGCAGATGAAAGTTTTTACAAGGAagactaaataattttttcttttagaataaTGAAGCAGACAGGTTAACAAGCTTGATACAAATATGCTTAAAATAAAGGAAACCATACTGCACCAAAAGTATTTGTTCTTGGTCGAAGATGCGCTTTTGTTCTTAGAAATTCTCTGCTCGCTCTTTTCTTTTGGATGGGAAAGGAAGGATCACTTTTGCCAACCTGAACATACAAGACCAAATATTAGCATCAAATTGCCAGCTTGGATTCAAGATTTACAAAACTAAAGTTCGAATCATGTCGTGTCTATTGGCATGAATACAAATGGAGAAAAGTAAAATCAACTTTAATCATTCACAGAAATTAGAGATCTACATTACATTCGAATTCAGTGAGTAAATAATGAGCTTAAAGCAAAAATTTTCAGGAGCTAAGCCAAAGAAACAGAGCAATCCATTTTGCTATACACAATTGAGACGTCTCAGTACTGCTACAAACATGTCcacattaaaatatttgaaattttgaaaataacaaatagCAGTTACAATGCCAATATATAATAGGGGAGGTGTCTATACAACATTTTGGCTGACTAGTATAGGCAAGATGCTGAAATTCTGAGAGCAAAATAATGACTTAATGACCAATTTGATTGAGAATGAGGGAAGACTAACCAATACTATTTTGTTGACTTTTAATTCCACTTTCTGCTTGGATCCTTGGCTCTCCACCACAACTCCTTGCACCCAAATAGATGCACCAGTCGTAATCGAACCAGATTCAACCTAATAATAAGCTCCAGATCTTGAAAACAGACAGATAAAAAGCTACAAATCGCACTGATGAACTTAAAATACACCGGCTTTCATGATAGGCATGAGTGACCACCGACCAGAGTTTCAGGAAAGAAGCATACCTGATCATAACCTTCTGCTCCCGAATCCATCACACATTGCATATTAGAAAGGCAGGAACCATCGTTAATCTAGATACAACAAACAATTTGCTCAGTCGAATTACACAAGTTCATTGCCACATCACAGATAAAACAAACTTGAAAGGACATAGCATTTTCCTAATTTCGTATCTCACTTGAGCAGCTCCACTTTATTGGTTAGGTAGTTATAcattagttactacttggttacTCTTACTACAAGCTAACAAACCAACCAACTAACTAACACACTAGCTAACTAACCAACCAACCGACTAACTAAATGCATCTCTATTCTCTAGTATACAACTCACATGAAATAGGTCCCATGTGCCATCCAATTGAGAAAAATGAGAGGAACAAAGAGAGAGATAAAGAAAGGTGACCTCAACAAAGGTAACGCTGCTCTGAACACGAAGAGTGCGGACCCAACCCGTGATGACAAGACTCTGGCCAAGCTTATCCAACCCTTGATCTGGCCCACCCTTCACATCAGCCACCTTCAGCTTCCTCCGAAATTCTCCAACTTTAGTGTGTGCTGTGGCGGCAGCATCACTGGATTGGAGGGTGGCGGTGCAGAAGGAGCGGGTGGAGAAGGGgggagaaagggaagaagaaaggcaGTGGCGGCAGCGGGGGAAGAGAGGCATGGTGGTTGTGGTGATGGTGGTTTTAGGGAATGTGGTGagaaaagagttgagattgagACGTAGGTGCTTGGCTACTTTTGGTGCAATAGATATGGCGGCGGCAGCAGCAGCAACCCCTATTGCCCCCATTCTGTGGCGCTGTTGAGGACAACTCCGATGGAGGATATatccgtttttttttttagtacaAACTCCAAAGCAAGGTTGTGAGAACCGAACCGGTCAATGAACCGGTAGAGTGACTGGTTCAATGGTTTAGaggttcaaccggtttaattaaatatatgataaaattataaaaattttaatatataattttaaatatttaaattaaagatttttaaggtggtaaattttaaaattttacaatttttcataattttttattaaaaattcacaaataatcaacaacaaaatataaaaaaagcataaataaaaaatttcagcaTAAGCAAAGCAGTCAGAATCAACCATAAACATctcaaaattagaaaaatttcAGCCATCCAGCCATAGTTATCAGAACCGAACCGGTAATCAACCGGGCCATATGACCGGATCACCGGTTCAACCGATGGGTCACTGATTCACCCGGTTAACTcggtcataattaaaaaatatataaaattatataaataatattttcttaaaacttaaaatgcttttacaaacattaataattttaatatcaaataCAATTCTGTTATTCAGCAACAAAATTCAATCCAATGATGTTATCCAGCAACAAAAAAAACTGCTCAGGTTCAGCAAAAATTCTAAGAAATCAAATACAACAGCAATAACCAccagattcaacaacaattctaattaaaatttgctcagattcaacaacaattctAATTTATTCAAGTTCTCAACTTGTTATCCAGCAACAAAATTCAATCCAATGATGTTATcagcaacaaaaaaatt is part of the Arachis duranensis cultivar V14167 chromosome 1, aradu.V14167.gnm2.J7QH, whole genome shotgun sequence genome and encodes:
- the LOC107485959 gene encoding asparagine--tRNA ligase, chloroplastic/mitochondrial isoform X3 translates to MQCVMDSGAEGYDQVESGSITTGASIWVQGVVVESQGSKQKVELKVNKIVLVGKSDPSFPIQKKRASREFLRTKAHLRPRTNTFGAVARVRNALAYATHKFFQENGFIWVASPIITASDCEGAGEQFCVTTLIPNSHETADSPVDAIPKVNNGLIDWSQDFFGKPAFLTVSGQLNAETYATALSDVYTFGPTFRAENSNTSRHLAEFWMIEPELAFADLNDDMACATAYLQSVIRYVLDNCKEDMEFFNTWIDKGIIDRLSDLANRDVVQITYTEAIDLLSRANKKFEFPVKWGCDLQSEHERYITEEAFGGCPVIIRDYPKDIKAFYMRQNDDGRTVAAMDMLVPKIGELIGGSQREERLEYLEARLDDLKLNKDAYWWYLDLRRYGSVPHAGFGLGFERLVQFATGMDNIRDAIPFPRTPASAEF
- the LOC107485959 gene encoding asparagine--tRNA ligase, chloroplastic/mitochondrial isoform X1, with translation MGAIGVAAAAAAISIAPKVAKHLRLNLNSFLTTFPKTTITTTTMPLFPRCRHCLSSSLSPPFSTRSFCTATLQSSDAAATAHTKVGEFRRKLKVADVKGGPDQGLDKLGQSLVITGWVRTLRVQSSVTFVEINDGSCLSNMQCVMDSGAEGYDQVESGSITTGASIWVQGVVVESQGSKQKVELKVNKIVLVGKSDPSFPIQKKRASREFLRTKAHLRPRTNTFGAVARVRNALAYATHKFFQENGFIWVASPIITASDCEGAGEQFCVTTLIPNSHETADSPVDAIPKVNNGLIDWSQDFFGKPAFLTVSGQLNAETYATALSDVYTFGPTFRAENSNTSRHLAEFWMIEPELAFADLNDDMACATAYLQSVIRYVLDNCKEDMEFFNTWIDKGIIDRLSDLANRDVVQITYTEAIDLLSRANKKFEFPVKWGCDLQSEHERYITEEAFGGCPVIIRDYPKDIKAFYMRQNDDGRTVAAMDMLVPKIGELIGGSQREERLEYLEARLDDLKLNKDAYWWYLDLRRYGSVPHAGFGLGFERLVQFATGMDNIRDAIPFPRTPASAEF
- the LOC107485959 gene encoding asparagine--tRNA ligase, chloroplastic/mitochondrial isoform X2; amino-acid sequence: MGAIGVAAAAAAISIAPKVAKHLRLNLNSFLTTFPKTTITTTTMPLFPRCRHCLSSSLSPPFSTRSFCTATLQSSDAAATAHTKVGEFRRKLKVADVKGGPDQGLDKLGQSLVITGWVRTLRVQSSVTFVEINDGSCLSNMQCVMDSGAEGYDQVESGSITTGASIWVQGVVVESQGSKQKVELKVNKIVLVGKSDPSFPIQKKRASREFLRTKAHLRPRTNTFGAVARVRNALAYATHKFFQENGFIWVASPIITASDCEGAGEQFCVTTLIPNSHETADSPVDAIPKVNNGLIDWSQDFFGKPAFLTVSGQLNAETYATALSDVYTFGPTFRAENSNTSRHLAEFWMIEPELAFADLNDDMACATAYLQSVVKWGCDLQSEHERYITEEAFGGCPVIIRDYPKDIKAFYMRQNDDGRTVAAMDMLVPKIGELIGGSQREERLEYLEARLDDLKLNKDAYWWYLDLRRYGSVPHAGFGLGFERLVQFATGMDNIRDAIPFPRTPASAEF